ATGAGCTATCCCTGGGGCGGCTGCTGCGCGGGGTTGTGAGCGGGAATTGGCATGGCGCTGAGGCTGAGAGACGGGCGCTCAGTGAAGGAACCGACACGTTGGGCGGCTATCTTGTGCCGGAACCCCTGGCACTTAGGGTGATAGACCTCGCACGGAATCAGGCGCGGGTAATGGAAGCCGGGGCGCTCACTGTGCCGATGGAAGAATCTTCGCTGAAAATGGCCCGTGTGACGAGTGATCCTACGGCGTATTGGCGGGCTGAGAATGAGGCCATAACAGAGTCCGATATGACCTTCGGCGCGATAACGCTATACGCGAAGGCGCTTGCTGCGCTATGCCGGGTGTCCATCGAGCTTATCGAGGATGCGGTGAACATGCCGCAGCTTGTCGAGAGCGCTCTATCCCAGGCCCTGGCGCTGGAGCTTGACCGGGCAGCGTTATTCGGGAACGGGGTAAGCGAGCCTATGGGGCTTTACAACACTGCGGATGTGCAGAAGGTAGACATGGGCACAAACGGCGCGGCGCTGACGAGCTTTGCGCCATTCTCTCAAGCCGTGCAGAAGGTGCAGGAAGCAAACGGAAGCCCAAAGGCGCTCATATGGGCCCCCCGGACGGCCGGTGAGGTAGATCGTCTTGTGGACACTACGGGACAACCCCTGCGGCCTCCTGCGAGCTTCGAGGCGTTGAGCAAGCTGGCCACTAAGCAGGTGCCGGTGAATCTGACCCACGGAACTGCTACAAATGCCACATGTGTATTCGTGGGCGACTTCTCGCAGATGCTGATAGGCATGAGGACGAACCTTACCCTTGAGGTAGCGAGGCAGGCGGCTGACGCATTCGGCAAGCTGCAGGTATTGATTCGAGCTTACCTGCGGGCTGATGTGCAGGTAGCGCGGCCACCTCACTTTTGCATAGTTGACGGGATCATTCCTCCAGCGTAAGTAAGTCTTCGGCGGTTTCTATCCCGTCGAAGTAATCCTCCTCCCCCCGGTGGCTCCTAACGCCGGGGGGTTCTATGGTATAATAAGTGCGAGCCATAAATCTGGGTTAGCGAGGGGGCCCCCTGGACATGTTCTGGGGGCTTCTGCTTTTTCCGGAGGCCTCTAGCGTGGCCGTAGAGCGGCGCTGGAGAACAAGCTAAGGTAGATTTACCTACCCGGGCGAAAGAAGGCCTTCAAGGGGCTCCTGGGGGGCATTCTGTGAGGCCGGAGGTCATTGAGGCGGAGCGGGCGAGGACCAAAAAATATCCTTGACAATATGGAGTATAGGTGTATAATCCATATTGGGAGGTGACAAGATGATTGATACGCATGTATTGCTTCCTGAGTCGGAGTATGAATGGCTGCGGCGTAAGGCGTATGAAGAACATAAAAGCGTGGCGCAAGTCATAAGGGAGATTATCCAACAGGCGAAGGCCGAGGCCGAAGCGAAGGCTGGAAAGCCTTCAAAATAACCTTAGAGGAGGTATATTAGGCAATGTATACTGTAGGGAGTCTTATGGTAGAGAGTGGGCGAAGTAAGGAAGAGTTAAAAGACCTGCTATGGTTCGCAAACGAGTTGCGGAGCATGAGCAAGGACAGGGTTAGAGCTTTACTCCTCACAATAAAGCTTTTCAGGCGGGGGCACAGAATAAATGAAAAGATGGCTGCCTGTCTTAATGACCTCTCTTCTTCCTCTGATAGCTTTAATGTTCTTGATGTCGTTGAAGGCCTGCTTGAGACCCGACTAAATTTACAAGAGGAGGCATGAGAGGTGACGCACCAAATTAGGGGTATCTCTTTGGGCCCACTAAGTGGTGGGGGAAATTATGCAAAGGCGCGGGGAGCTGAGAGTGTGAGCGCGGCTGAAGGGGGCTCGAAAAGTGGCCGGACAGATCATCCAGCGCGGTGACAATATTTTCCTTGTGCGAGTGTTTTTAGGCCGTGACGAGGGGGGGAATCGGCGCTATCACAACAAGACCATCCATGGCACCAAAAAGGATGCGCAGAAGTATTTGACGGCTGTCCTGCGGGAAAGAGACCTTGGAAATTTCGTC
The genomic region above belongs to Bacillota bacterium and contains:
- a CDS encoding phage major capsid protein gives rise to the protein MEFDKNELRRERARLIAEGRALLNKAEKEKRELNAAEEQRFKEILGAIDWMARQIGGLSTSDQTSFDEIEAELSKSQGTIVGGKEPIEGQRWYENPGEIRVLRREQKIAENRSYNLPDGIRPDELSLGRLLRGVVSGNWHGAEAERRALSEGTDTLGGYLVPEPLALRVIDLARNQARVMEAGALTVPMEESSLKMARVTSDPTAYWRAENEAITESDMTFGAITLYAKALAALCRVSIELIEDAVNMPQLVESALSQALALELDRAALFGNGVSEPMGLYNTADVQKVDMGTNGAALTSFAPFSQAVQKVQEANGSPKALIWAPRTAGEVDRLVDTTGQPLRPPASFEALSKLATKQVPVNLTHGTATNATCVFVGDFSQMLIGMRTNLTLEVARQAADAFGKLQVLIRAYLRADVQVARPPHFCIVDGIIPPA